The following coding sequences lie in one Haloterrigena sp. KLK7 genomic window:
- a CDS encoding zinc ribbon domain-containing protein has protein sequence MGRSISQKRPWIAALLAVFLTGFGHLYLRRWRRALGWLAASFVVSALLVDSAAVEELMAGSGSPETMLAVSPMLCVVGLSAIDAYLLARAQNATDRSPTGDTSTAVSAESTDGDTIACPHCGSDLDPELEFCHWCTKAVDVDGDRLEDSPDR, from the coding sequence ATGGGCCGATCGATATCGCAGAAACGGCCGTGGATCGCAGCGCTGCTGGCGGTGTTCCTCACTGGGTTCGGCCACCTGTACCTTCGGCGCTGGCGTCGCGCGCTCGGCTGGCTCGCCGCGTCGTTCGTCGTGTCCGCCCTGCTCGTCGATTCGGCAGCGGTCGAGGAGCTGATGGCCGGGAGCGGAAGCCCAGAGACGATGCTAGCGGTGTCACCGATGCTCTGCGTCGTGGGGCTCAGCGCCATCGACGCGTATCTGCTCGCTCGCGCTCAGAACGCGACGGATCGCTCGCCTACGGGGGACACCAGTACAGCGGTTAGCGCGGAATCGACCGACGGAGACACGATCGCCTGCCCCCACTGCGGCAGCGACCTCGATCCGGAACTCGAGTTCTGCCACTGGTGTACGAAAGCGGTCGACGTCGATGGCGACCGCCTCGAGGACTCGCCCGATCGATGA